Within Coffea arabica cultivar ET-39 chromosome 4e, Coffea Arabica ET-39 HiFi, whole genome shotgun sequence, the genomic segment GCTTGCAAGAACACATCCTCACAAAAGAGGATACATAAGCAGCAATCCCTTGATTTCTCGCCAATAACATAAAAACTTTGGCTCACTAGAATAAGTATTTGGAGGGAAGCTTTCCCGCACTCTTTTTGGCGAGAATTTTAAGCGAGAAAAGTCCTTGTCCTCACTGGGTATAGGATGACTCCAATCTTTGGTGAGGTCTTGTCTTTGCCCTTGCTGAATTTTAACAGCATCAagccttctatttcttgctaaaATTGTTGTCGCTAATGCCTTTTTTTGTTGTAGTGGGTGCAAATGCAAGATAAGATTAAAAATTCTAAAGCCTTTCAAGCCAAGTATAGGAATTTGTCACAGTTGACTAGGGGTAATTGCCCATCGTCAACTCAACAAGGCTCCGCCCATGTTCCATGATAACGTGAAATTCCCAACGTTCAAGTATCCGAGTCTACAAGTGTATAAGCTATAGACTAAACTAGAAACAAATGGTGATTGGATAACAAGAAGTTCAGTAAAACCATTTCTACGAAATGGTGGGATTCCCACCTTCCCCCCGAAGAGAGAATCAATGGCGAAGCAAAGTATACAAAGTACTCAAACAGGGTGcaatgttttatttatttaatatatacaAAGTGTACAAAGTGCATTGTGGTGGCAGACATGCACCTTTTTCAACATCTCAGCATTACATCTGAAACATCCATATTTATTTTAGCACACGGTAGATACTTTACATAATCCTCAGTCCTTGTTCTCAGTTCACGGGCGGCGCCACTTCCTCGAAGTATAAGAGTTTCTTCATCTCCAAATCAGTTTCTTGAACCAGTGCTTTGTAGATATTTTGATTGCCGTTGCGATCCTTAGCTTCAATAATGAGCCAGTAGAGAGTGGCTAATTCAACGGGTTTCTTTAAGCCGGCAACCACTGCCACAAACACCAGCTTGTCTCTGGTCTGCCTGTTGTGCTCATTCACTGCAAATCTTCCGAGCTCTTGAATGTGAGGGTCTAGAGGGTTCACTGGAATCCAGCCACCAGGCACAATTAATTTGCTCTGCAAGGTGTAATACAAAAAGCTTCAGAATAATTTTAGATCCTAATAATCGGAACACTTGGCAGAaactcaatcaaacaaaattaaGAAGCAAATCTTTCTctcccataaaaaaaaaaaaaaaatgtctgaCATGCAGAGATTGAAAGTTTAGGAGTTACAATTATAGAACCTCGTAACAAGGTTGAAGGAATTTTAATGTAATTCAGCAATATCCTAGAATCTAGTCAAAACAATAGACAAAACAGTCAAGGTAAATTAGATCTGGGAGTATCATTTAGTTCACCTCTCCAGCTTGCTTCAGTATAGCATCGACTTCGGCAGACTGGAATTGCTTGACTGATATCCATTAAGAAACGAACATTTCAGtatgaagaaaatataaatgCTGAATATTAGGAAAATAGATATAAATGCATGAATGCAAAGGCAGAGACTGAAACTTACTGTAGTTGTTTGCCAATTCCTTTTTTTGGCACTTGGCTGTCACAGGCATTGGAAAGTTGGCTACCACTGTAGCCATATTTTTACGCAAAGAGTAAGGAGAACAGATTATTGCTCTTGGTTGCGATAGGCGAAGCTCGGTTGCTGAGTATGAATGTAGGAAAGAATTGAACAAACTCCCAGAATTTATAGGCGATGTTGTGGACCTAAATGTCCTCTATGCCCTTCGTGAGAAATTGGGAATCAATACTTCCAAAATTATTCATTATTTCTGCTTTTATCTTTTGGAAAATTTAGAACTTTGATTGCATTTGAGTTTGATACAGAACAAGGAACTCCTGGTTTTTCAATCTATCATTGTGTGTCACTTTCTCTATTTCCATTCAAGTGATTAATATATAcgtatttgatgatattattgtcATCATTCACCAAGACAATGATaagagttcttttttttttaaccgtATTATATATGTTACTATTTTAGGGAACGGAGGAAAAGGATACTGTTGCAATGGTAGAGATGGATTTTCTGGTGACTTCATGTTCTAAAACATGTTCCGTGTACATTGTAAAATGCATTTCTAGCTGCCTGTGTATCTATGTGCGCGAGTTTTTACAAGTCTATATAAACATATATTTATATGGGACTAAAATAATTAATCATTGGCCAACCCGCAAAACTGGGGCTTATGAATTGAAATTTGAGTCACAAATTTAGGTCTACCGATCCTGTGCGTATCATCATTATCGGTGTCATTCTTTTGCCAAAAATTACTTGGATAAAGCAATGTACAGTGTATGCAAATTTTTAATCGTCCACGTCTTGAGGTTCCTCGGTATCTAAAGCACAATCATATCCCGCCTGTGAAATGGACATTCAGTCAGGAATCATATCACAATTTTATCAAAAACCAGGGCATTTCCAGTTCTGTTGGATGAGAGGTATATGCAAAGCAAGAATCTTTATCCTGTTCCCGGTTGAAGCTCGCCCTGTTTGTCGCTTATGTCTTTAGTATGAACTGATTCTTTTTTTATGGTAAATAACACTTCCTTTCGTGTTTCTCAATCCTTGAGTAGATCCCAtatttctttatcttgatttttcaGCCTAGAAAATTCTATTTGCTGTATTTGATGCATGTAATTGCTGCCATTAATATAATTTTGTAATCGAACGAAATAATCATTCTTATATTgcagatttttattatttttttatgatCAAAGCACGCTGATATATTTATGTATTAATATTGGTTTAACTATTGGGTACGGGTGACATGCTGCagtatgtaaattttttttgatattgcTTTTGTTGTAAGTAAGATATATACATATCTTAGAAATTAGAAATCAAGGGTTCAAATTTCCTTTGTCGTTGCAGATACCAAGTATAAACTAGTGGAAAAAAATGGAGATGGTACGATTCGCTTGATCTTCAGCTTTATTCATTACACCTATTTCATGCACTGGAATCCTTGAACTGATTTCCATCAATCAACAACATACATCAGTGCCCAATAAAATAGGaaaatgtatatatttatatatttcatAAACAGATGTAAGCGCAAGGAAAACTGCTAGAGAATAATTGAATAGCTGTTTTTGGAGGATAGAGATTACCGTGGTTGGTTGCTACTTGAGTCGTTTCCCCGGAGGGAAATGAGAATTACCATAGCTTAGTTGCTCAGTCCATACACGGCACAAGAAACATACTCGaggaatttttagtcaattgtTTGGACCTATATGgcctttatgatttttttttttagttggaTGGTGTAAAGGATAGGGTTAAAAGATGAATCAaattatttgatatttgaattGAGTTCGGTTTAATAAGAGTTCGTTCGAGTTTGGTTCGCTAACTAATCAACTTAAGATTGAACAGtattttatatttgagattatttaaatttgacaaaaactCGATTTGACAATTAAATAAGTTATGattgaacaaaatttcaaacttgttaaaattaaaaaacaagTTTGAACACTAGGATATTAGGTTTGGTTAAACTCGGTTATATCCCTAGTAAAGGGCAAGCAGATGCTATAGAAACTTATTGAACAATGAAAAGTTGAAATGAGctgaattaaaaaaataattaattctttGTTTATCATCACACTTGCCAGTATTACACCAAGTTGACATAGATATCTTTGAATCacctttcttcctcttttcaAAATGATTAACATATATATCGTGTTGTAATTATTAATCATGATTACAATCATCAAGAACTCTAAACATGTTAGTATCTCATGAAAAGGCAAAATCAGATCCTCATATTGATGCAACGATAAAAATTGAACCGTGGCTTATTTCTTATAAGAAAAGTGTGAATTCACAATGATAAAGAACTATTGAAGGCTATTTATAAGTTTATCATACTTCCATACACATTCTTAAATCTAAATCTATTTGTACATGTGTCATGCATGTTAATAATTCTCTTTATATTATGTCATTGCAAGTCTTAATCTGTTGGGTTTCGGCCAACCGATTTGTGGGCCAAACCACAAAATAAATCCTATTAGGTTAAAGTCAAATTTGACTTGGACAGCTTGGCCTTTCTTTCttggaaacaaaggaaaaaagcTTCAGTCGAGAGATAGAAAATCAACTCAGGAAGAAATATAGCAGCCGGcacttttctttcttgcaaaaaaatgaagagagagaaaagagtaAAGAAGgtagagagagaaaaaattCAAGGTCTTGATCGGAGAGTGATTCGAAACctgattgagatgaaattttaccTATGCGATCCTCTCGTCAAATTCTACTAATCTACTGGTTTAGATTTTGGATTTTCTCTTTGTTTGGTAACACTCTTTCAAACCCACTTCTTTAATAGTTGTAATTTTTGGAGGTGATTTTGTAGCGATTTAACTTAGCTGATATTGATGATATTATTGTCATCTGGATGTTCCAAATAGACCCGTGTATTCCCATTATTATTATAGTGGAGATTTTTTTACTAGACTAAATCCTGTGATTTTTtccaatttggattttttcacgtaaaaatcttggtgtccggtgtcttttattttttctacattttattattactattagcATTGTTACTTGGTGATTTGgtttattcctattttaactAATACTTGAGGAAAGAGTAACTTGTCATGGACTAACTTTGAAATTATGTGCTTGCACTAGTACCCCTTTCCCAacaaagtggtatcagagcaatcaggTTAGGCTATTCAATTATACTAGTTAAAAAGATAGTGGTTGTGTGATTAaattaaatgcaactaattatTCGACTTGGAAGCCTAGAATCGAAGACTATTTATATTGTAGAAATTTGTTTGATCCTGTTCTAGAGGATGTGGCTATGCCAAGTGACATGAATGATGATAAATGGACAGCTATGCACAGAAAAACTATTGGTAATATTAGAAAGTGGATTGGACAGAGTATCTTCCAACACTTTGCTAATGACACCAGAGCTTATGTATTGTGGAAAAAGCTTGAGAGCATGTATGAATGGAAGACCGGTTTGAACAAGTCTAGTTATCTGAAGCAGAATACTCGAATGAGATATAAAGATGGGGAAGAAATGAGTGCGCACCAGAGAAATTTCCAAGGATTGATAAACCAGGCAACtatgttgaatttgaatttggatgATGAGGTACAGGCTCTATTACTGGCGGTCTTCGTTAGCAATTCAGCTTCCAATGGTGTGTTGACCGTAGTTATTGCAAAAAAGGCGGTGATGAATGAAAAGTTCAAGAGGAAGGAACAAGGAATTGTTTATGAGTCTCAAGCCCTGAtgacaagaaagaaagaaagaagggggAAAAGCAAAAGTAGGGGACCCCATAACAGGAATGACAAATTCAGAGGCAGGTCTGAGTTGTgaaaaaatattgcatgcttttATTATACAGAGAATGGAAATTGTGTGAAGGAGTGTAGAATTTTAAAACAGGAACAAGTTGAGAAAAAAGATAAGGCAAAGGGAAAAGACGATGAGAAAACTACAGCAATTGTGGCAGCTCATAATGATATGTTCGTGTTCTGCGATGATGGTCATATGAACATTATCTGTTATGACAGTTATTGGATAGTTGATTCGGGTGCATCCTACCATGTTATTCCTCACAGACATTTTTTCTCAACGTACACCGAAGCAAACTTTGTCTATGATAGGATGGAGATCACGGGCAAAGTTGTTGGTATGGGAAACATATATTTGGATACTGATACCTAGTGCCAGTTGATTTTAAGAAATCTCGACATGTTCCTAATGTTCACCTTAATCTTGTTTCTACAGGAAACTTGATGAAGAGGGCTACCATACCTCGCAAGATAGAGGAAAATGGAAACTCAGCAAAGGAAATCTCGTTGTTGCCAGAGGAAAGAACCAGAGTACACTCTACTTGATACAAGCCAAGTTGGGGAAGGGAGAAGTAAATGCAATTCGTGTTTCCTCAATTAACATTTGGCATAGACAATTTGGGCACATGAGTGAAAAAGGGATTCAAACACTTGTTCGCAAACAGTTCCTACATGAAGTTAGAACTAATGTACTAAAACCTTGTGTTGACTGCATATATGGGAAACAACATAGAGcgcatttcaaaattttcttccatCTAGAAAATTAAATCCTTTAGAATTGGTATCTATTGATGTTTGCTATATGAAGGATAAATCCTTTGGTGGTGCTGTTTATTTTATGACTTTTATTGATAATTTTACTAGAAAAGTATGGTGTTTTGCTTTGAAAACTAAAGATCAGATCTTGGATGTATTTAAAGACTTTCATAGCAAGGTTGAGAGGGAGACGAGCAAACAGTTGCAGTGTGTACATGCTGATAATGCTAGTGAGTATAGAGGACCATTTGAAATCTAGTGCGAGTCCCATGGGATCAGATTGGAGAAGACTGTACCAAAGACTCCTCAAGAGAATGGAGTAGCTTAGAGGATGAACAGATCTATTACAAAATGGATTAGATGTATGCTCTCCAATTTTAAATAGCTAAAATCCTTCTTGGGGAAGACAATGAGGACTGCGGTTGACTTGATCAACCTTTCTCCGTCAGTTCCTTTGGATGGTGATATCTCATAGAGAGTATGGACCGGGAAGAATGTGTGCTATAAGAACTTGAGAGTTTTTAGCTGTAGAGAATTCGTTCATGTTCCCAAAGATGAGAGGTCAAAATTTGATATGAAATCCAAGTAGTGTATTTTCTTGGGTTATGGACATGAAGAGTTACAGACTGTACGATCCTGTTGAGAAAAGGTGATCAGGAGTAGAGATATTGTCTTCTTGGAAGATCCACCATTGAAACATGGAGAAAATGAAAAGCCAAGATCCTCAAAACATTTCTGCGAATTCAGATCCAAATCCAATTTCAGTACCTATTGATTTTGATTAAGGGAGAGCTGAGACAGAGCAGAGAGAGGATGTTGATGATCCTGCTGCTAATGAACCTGATCATGAGGCACCATCTACTCCACCACCGCTACTAAAAGATGAGTTTTAAAGATCTACTAGAGAGAGGAGACCTTCTAGCAGATATAATCCCCATAAATATGTGTTGCTGACAAATGGAGAGGAACCAGAATCCTATAGTGAGACTCTAGAACATGAGAGGAAAGAAGGCTGGTTGCAAGCTATACAAGAAGAGATGATGTCTTTGTATGAGAATCACGCTTATGACTTAGTAAAACTGCCTAAGGGCAACAGAGTTCTGAAGAACAAATGGGTCTACAAGTTAAAGATTCAGGAGCACAGCTCATAATCAAAGTATAAAGCAAGATTGGTTGTGAAGGAATTTAGTCAGAAGAAGGGTGtagactttgaagaaattttctttcCTGTAATAAATATGTTGCCAATCCGAGTTGTTCTGGGTACCGCGGCCAGTTTGAATTTTGAGATCGAGCAACTTGATGTGAAGACAACCTTCCTACATGGTGACTTGAATGAGGAGATCTACATGGAGCAACTAGAGGGGTTTAAAGAAAGTGGCAAGGGAAACCTTGTATGCCATCTCAAGAAGAGCTTGTATGGCTGAAACAGGCACTGAGACCATAGTACAAGAAGTTTGACTCCTTCATTATAGATCACGAGTACCATAGGACTGTATTTGATCACTGTGTTTAtgtgaaaaaattttcaaatggtAATTTTGAAGACCAAACCTTCATAGATTCACACCAAAATTGAAGACCACCTAGCTTATTACTTGGAGAGTCCATCTAACTTCAAAAGggaggagctttcacggtttcttggagcttcaaggaGGGCCGAAATTCTGGTCTTAAGCACACCAAGGAGGTATATAGTGATCTAACACTCTAAACTTGGTTTATAAGAGTTGATTTACACTTGTAGGCTTGGATATTCATGTGGAtgacttgtttatggtgtaaaatgaaatgggtgagctctatgaactcccacctttgtcttggaggctgatctcatgcttgatgatgtttataatgttggattagtgcttaaactaCTGGATTATTGGTGGAAAATTGATGGAAACTCATGATGGGTGCAAAGGCCAaatctgaccattttgcccctatTTTGTTTGGCCActttaatgcaaaaatttgaggatttaatggcttgattgtgttttttacatgttgtagtagttgtataaaaattttcattgaaaaatactgagttttggttggtcaaatgaatttatttcccaaagctagtaatctggaaactgatcccgtaatgctcagaccagTATTcgtatttcgtccataactccgtgctccgatgtcaaaatcaagtgccgttagcggcatttgaaactagacattcctatctttccaacggtataaaattcatgttctggttccatgtgtgtgagccgCACCACTCTTTTGAATtcagctgttctgtttctctgttctgaTGGAATGAAATACAGAAGCTGTGATTTGaagctcgatttcgagctagttgtgtactgaatttcaaaacgttttctttgagaaattttagccctatgaatgtattttccaacactatcaaccatactcaatttcgagttaaattgagtgagttatgatcaaaatacggagactgccctgttcttgaaaaccccaacttttggactgatttgagacaAGACTTGGAGTGGTTTTGCTAATTGAGTTTCGTGGtgttaaacacctaccaaatgtaccatgtatgTTCCTTAGGCCtttcctacacaaatgaaccatgtttggaggattttccttggccaaatgtttggaaatgcAGAACAAGAAGTTCAAGGCAGTTATGCcttaagaatttttcaaaactttggttgGATAGTTGACTACCTTCCTGAAGgtatttttcatgaaatttgatagagagataccctttatataggagtattatactgtcaaatttggtaccaatccaagtccgtttcgacacttaactaaagatccaaagtcggaaacccaaatctggaatttgttcAACAGTCTCGAATTTTCCCCAattttgagctaccgtatctcggtgctcgaaactccgattcttgatccgcttgttctgtcctaaaccttacttgaaaCTCTAATTtagttataaatttcaagggctggtttgcaatgagtgaattttaccgaaatttccaaagttagcaaaaaaccaaccccaacacaaccttaagtaccctgaaacagtaactttgagcccatttttgaatgtcttccatttagaatcatggaaaagtgtcttctaagaacttttagtgctttcaaaaaggtttccaacggtaccaagttttacaatttttgacatgtaaaatgtgagatacgattttttaaaatatcatatcaaaaccgaaaatttttcgaattccaaaggaagggagttttcaagcaccccttattccttcgatattacttgaacattttatacttgatttcctgaaatgaaaactcgatcgctcttgtactttaagaaactctaattgaacctcgatttacgagtaattgaggttctttttcttgaaatttccttagattgtactaacatacaatcttccttgataattggggcaCGTGAATGATAATACAATATATTTTGCTCAGGTGCACtcggggaccttcaagaggatcctactgtgaacacttaaacttccagaaaatatttcttcttgatttgctcggtgagtgtcaagtgtatggctacttgaactctatgggattgattcatgcttggcttacctgattacatgcttagcctacttgattttgaaaatggagtcgagtgtgtactttatcgcactcgttctcatttgaaacaaatgactcatgtttAACATGTtttgcctggtttacatgacctgaaatacatgcttaaacctgACGAATGCTTTattacatgacatggtatgctatggctgcatacgtcgttggagtgaatctcctcggcatttacatgatacatgggggacgcccaaactcataggccgaccttgaaactcgagccggcatgggcctggtcgggaaccttggtgagccatgagaatcacatgataaacttgatctatttgagagatcttgtttggcatactcgtggagtatagccttataaatgtcgtgcgggcccgaagtggtgtagggtggacggatgagaagtaaggggtgatctacggtttggaaatatcaactcggttgacagagagtcatcgcgggaagatatatgaatgaactggcaaagcaagtgaaacttaactcctgagagctactatatccttgaattgtttctgcttactttcactggctttattaattacttgtaattatCTCTTGGACTGTTATTTTGGACTGTTATCtggactacgtgcttgcatgtgtgttcttggcctcacgagcgttttgctcaccctgtagatttgttttccttaacaggattgaatTCGGAGATGTATTGAAGAAACCTTCCTGATGCgtttttgtttagggtttctattatattttggctatgtcttggttttggattgtacttttggatttgaaatgtaacttttggggcgtgatgtatagttgggatttAAGATGTGTTTTGAACACCCGATatgcgggttggataatggatgacgATTGTTATGCTTGAACGCTTCCGTATTTACTGTATTTAAGTTTTACTTGTGTTGTGTAGATCGATAATAAGTTTGAATGGAATTACTtgaatcctgacgagagttaggcaggcgtttcGCGGATActatttggttcgccttagggagaagtgggggcgtcacatataagaaatttgtactaattaaatatattagtaaatttagtataactaattaataatttttattagtaaccatgtataattattagtataattgataatatcaattatattacatatattgatacacattatataatatatataactaataatatcttATTATAAgtttataattaattaaattaaatattatatataattaaatataattatataattatataattataattatattatataaaaatattaattatactaatatattatataattataatatatattaaaaatattaattatactaatatattatataattataatatatattacatattaaatataataaattattatatttataataataactataattataattttataatatattattatttacacatatatattataattatatgcacatataatacatatttataactaatttaaatatattgttatataatatattatatataattttaaatataaatataaatatatttattattagaATTATATTATAATAAGTATAAGTATATtgtaataattataaatatattatataattatactaatattataataaaatatataattataataaactattatgattataatatatatgatatataattatatattaattttttaataggTGGCGAGATGGGCCCCGTTTCTAAACAAGAATCAGATTTGGATTTTGTCAAAAACTCTCAAGGTCACTAGGAAATtgggaaactccaaatgtttagaTATGATtctaaaatcccaattctgatAGTAATAATCCAAACAACAATTATGTGATTTATTCCAATTCTCCATTCCAAATCCCTCTTACCGAACGCCACCTTAATTCTTCACTCACTCCTTTATCACGAGCAATTACCGATTCAAGATATTTGGTCATCGCAATTTCTAACTtattcactacaagaaaattgcgtTTCTGTGACAGGcgaaagtcgtcactaaaaattCAGAAGTCGTCACAAAAAAAGTCAGTGACGACTTTTACTGCTGTCACAGAGCTGTCACTAGTTCTATGTCACAAAAGGGGGTCCATGTGACGACTGTTGAAAGTCGTCACAAACGATTTCGCTTTTGTGATGACTCTTGTCGTCACTCATTGTTGTACATTGTGTGACGACTTTTATTGTCACTAAGCTGGCTAAATTCTTGTCATAGTCAACCCTTGGAGTTGTCACATTATGCTTCCGttcagtgacgacttttgttGTCATTGTTTTCCATCCATAAAAAGTGACGACTTTCTGGTGTCACTAGTGAAACTTGTTggcagtgacaacttttttattgtcatttattttttttgtaaaaagcaATAATCTAATGTTAATTACGCAACATAGCtgccaacaatcacaaaacgtTCATTGAGTagcaaggagaaaaaaaaagccaaCATACGAAAAGAAAGCCAACATTCATTTCCAATAGAAGATCAAcccaaatacatatatatataaatgttgcCTCAAATGAGTCATAAACCATGCACCATCCAAAATAAGCCATTCAGTTACAATACTAGTGATTTCCCATCCACAATAGAGAGTAGTAAAGTTCTATACAAAAATATGAGCACGATTCCCATCTAGAACAAAACATGAGCACGATAGGCCTTGTAGTCTTCAAATCAAAAACCATCTCCACAGCAATGACtggcttcttcttcttgggAATCGTGTTAGAACCTACACGTTACCAAAATTGAAGCAATGAGCACTGGTGTTAAAACTGGAACTACACTTCTAGATAGGCACCATATTATAAAAACTAATGTCACTCTAATTTGAAATTATAGCAATCTAAGTAAATTGCTTAACACaaaaataaagtgaaattaTAGCAAATAAGACATTGAATGTATATTCTGTGAAATATAGAATAACAATACAAACACAAtaaatatttgcatgttcacaaATATATAtgcaataacaataacaataacaacaataaaatcCTAAAATCATTGAGAGCCTAGATGATTGTGAACCACACAgtatatcaagaaaaaaaacacacacacacacacacacaatcacat encodes:
- the LOC113740803 gene encoding cysteine proteinase inhibitor 1-like, producing the protein MATVVANFPMPVTAKCQKKELANNYIKQFQSAEVDAILKQAGESKLIVPGGWIPVNPLDPHIQELGRFAVNEHNRQTRDKLVFVAVVAGLKKPVELATLYWLIIEAKDRNGNQNIYKALVQETDLEMKKLLYFEEVAPPVN